Proteins found in one Hevea brasiliensis isolate MT/VB/25A 57/8 chromosome 18, ASM3005281v1, whole genome shotgun sequence genomic segment:
- the LOC131168709 gene encoding putative cytochrome c oxidase subunit 5C-4 isoform X2 translates to MGAAHKIAHVAYKGPSVVKEIIYGIALGLTAGGLWKMNQWNNQRRTREFYDLLERGEISVVVEEE, encoded by the coding sequence ATGGGTGCTGCTCATAAGATTGCACATGTTGCTTACAAGGGTCCAAGTGTGGTGAAAGAGATCATTTATGGAATAGCACTTGGCCTTACTGCTGGAGGTTTGTGGAAAATGAATCAATGGAATAATCAAAGGCGAACCAGGGAATTCTATGATCTTTTAGAAAGAGGTGAAATCAGTGTTGTGGTGGAAGAAGAGTAA
- the LOC110669704 gene encoding uncharacterized protein LOC110669704, giving the protein MAHLLKITGKGIGMCKKVMNDSISEMRKQEDKATNRITHSQPRAFDLQTIAQLDAEIARMFYAKGLPFNFARNPYYVSSYSFVANHVLGGYVPLGYNKLRTTLLQQEKANVERLLEPIKSTWLEKGVIIVSDGWSGSQRRLFINFMVVSESGPMFIKSVDCSSKVKDKQFIANLLKEVIDEVGHQKVVQVITDNASNCKAKNLETNQETYDVCHWITEIYGDALQIKNFIMNHSMRLAIYNRFSPLKLLSVADTHFASIVVMLKRFKLIKRALEAMVMSDQWAQYREYDQGKARFVRNKVVDEDCWEKVDYILAFTGPIYDMIRVCDTYKPCLHLVYELWDSIIENVKQVIFYHEGKQADGFFPFYYVVHRILVDRWAKSNTPLHCLAHSLNPSEKWLQEGEGRVPPHMDGEILGNSGHVLVPMHLYFKGWLLKCLDNLLPPLVVKEIGDVSGDQFGSMEDVGVLEFANLSLDEPELESILFDENATTSMEKEKDSKVEKMS; this is encoded by the exons ATGGCTCATTTATTGAAAATCACTGGAAAAGGGATTGGTATGTGTAAAAAAGTGATGAATGATAGTATTTCTGAAATGAGGAAACAGGAGGATAAGGCAACAAACAGAATTACCCATTCACAACCTAG AGCTTTTGACTTGCAAACTATAGCTCAATTAGATGCAGAAATTGCTAGAATGTTCTACGCTAAGGGTCTACCTTTTAATTTTGCTAGAAATCCTTATTATGTGAGTTCTTATTCTTTTGTTGCTAATCATGTTTTGGGTGGTTATGTGCCGCTTGGTTATAACAAATTGAGAACCACATTACTTCAGCAAGAAAAAGCAAATGTAGAGAGGTTGCTTGAACCAATTAAAAGCACTTGGTTAGAAAAGGGTGTCATTATTGTGAGTGATGGATGGAGTGGTTCCCAGAGGAGGCTTTTCATTAATTTTATGGTTGTTTCTGAGTCTGGCCCCATGTTTATCAAATCTGTAGATTGTTCTAGTAAAGTGAAAGATAAGCAATTTATTGCTAATTTGCTAAAAGAAGTAATTGATGAGGTGGGTCATCAAAAAGTGGTACAAGTCATTACTGATAATGCTTCAAATTGTAAAG CAAAAAATTTGGAAACTAATCAAGAAACTTATGATGTGTGTCACTGGATCACTGAAATCTATGGAGATGCTttgcaaataaaaaattttataatgaatcaTTCCATGAGGCTTGCAATTTATAATCGATTTAGCCCTTTGAAATTGCTTTCAGTTGCTGACACTCATTTTGCTTCTATTGTTGTGATGCTTAAAAGATTTAAACTTATTAAGCGTGCTTTAGAAGCAATGGTTATGAGTGATCAATGGGCACAATACCGAGAATATGACCAAGGCAAAGCTAGATTTGTTCGTAATAAAGTGGTAGATGAGGATTGTTGGGAAAAGGTTGATTACATTCTTGCTTTTACTGGGCCCATTTATGACATGATCAGAGTTTGTGACACATACAAACCATGCCTGCatttggtttatgagttgtgggaTTCTATAATTGAAAATGTGAAGCAAGTTATTTTTTATCATGAAGGAAAGCAAGCAGATGGGTTTTTTCCTTTCTATTATGTGGTTCATCGAATTCTTGTTGATCGTTGGGCAAAGAGCAACACTCCTCTTCATTGTTTGGCTCATTCATTAAATCCAAG TGAAAAATGGCTTCAAGAGGGAGAAGGGAGAGTGCCTCCTCATATGGATGGAGAA ATCCTAGGAAATAGTGGGCATGTTTTGGTTCCaatgcacctttacttcaaaggTTGGCTTTTAAAATGCTTGGACAACCTACTTCCTCCTCTTGTTGTGAAAGAAATTGga GATGTTAGTGGCGATCAATTTGGGAGTATGGAAGATGTGGGAGTTCTtgaatttgctaacctttcattggATGAACCAGAGTTAGAGTCTATTTTATTTGATGAAAATGCAACTACAAGCATGGAGAAGGAGAAAGACAGTAAAGTTGAAAAAatgtcataa
- the LOC131168709 gene encoding putative cytochrome c oxidase subunit 5C-4 isoform X1, translating to MVDNTLPPFSHIVCWSVWILLKPPCLLSVLSPLSLQFLVLSPSTVTDIYLQRNMGAAHKIAHVAYKGPSVVKEIIYGIALGLTAGGLWKMNQWNNQRRTREFYDLLERGEISVVVEEE from the exons ATGGTCGACAATACTCTGCCGCCTTTTTCTCACATTGTCTGTTGGTCTGTCTGGATTCTTCTAAAGCCGCCTTGCCTTCTCTCTGTTCTCTCACCACTCTCTCTGCAGTTCTTAGTTCTATCTCCATCGACAGTCACTG ATATTTACTTACAGCGAAACATGGGTGCTGCTCATAAGATTGCACATGTTGCTTACAAGGGTCCAAGTGTGGTGAAAGAGATCATTTATGGAATAGCACTTGGCCTTACTGCTGGAGGTTTGTGGAAAATGAATCAATGGAATAATCAAAGGCGAACCAGGGAATTCTATGATCTTTTAGAAAGAGGTGAAATCAGTGTTGTGGTGGAAGAAGAGTAA